A genome region from Drosophila simulans strain w501 chromosome 2R, Prin_Dsim_3.1, whole genome shotgun sequence includes the following:
- the LOC6734563 gene encoding KN motif and ankyrin repeat domain-containing protein 2 isoform X5, protein MASLQIRIVLRRESGKSNSCIGGNQSPTGTPRPFLRSNTLPLRQRPSPAEVQYESYVQATVAANAKSPVEQLESAKSPGAPPPPPPRRHHLLATTPTGKPTFKEDRPQENGSVSSSSLQSPVISETGQTTADAQALFQIREQMALSLKRLKDLEEQVKVIPDMELELNSLRSEKQKLLRRNEELMRSQRQTPSPPSPGLKTASPVQFTPQRISPVSLESLGARMRSSSTSASPSPSVVRRDVSTQAVVRPPATRDVSVGHQPTTRNVGVQPSETVYSKEELDKKVEQALTNAQKQQLRKLISVGTQMYVPQRDQKDSGVQTTPERPKLKYNVGVTAKPATRENFTSCKPDVRHVGSSDDRLDDVLCEKCAVSKRSVACGPETPAEKVKPAPQMPGRSNTFSLGENETVSVVRKTIGCQTPVTLVLSSGSQTTTAVVRSTGAQVNPQQQHSGVQCATEQVSRQTDTKGLQRLTRSQTKAEQVSESVPRPPTRHTASNTDKVEEPEPAKVRTSHSACNTEEVRKRDVGCGDIVKPHISIACAANYCDSCKEAIQDLARGFSKASPTATRTGGAVRRSTSADSRIPRPKHLSSPSPVRKEFMRQNTYTLATPSPTPSPQVERKARLSSLQEKPPSVSSFQASEPLPESQSFIRQPQKDSLDLSLLGEDELIVREEKRVSISWSRDASPAPLMTSSGTTKSESPEQEPAMSSSSDSSPPIDVQIAQGARKKSSTPLKSSQSEGSQVTVIEQPATKAQLHQLAQADSEPRKKTELSQSLKDALKIINDSLLKKLGAKPISSQSLKSAKATIQDHWFNNSSTGKSDPHQVEDYLDYFESLSIPLLEYCVNLSDSNGNTAMHYAVSHGNFDVVSILLDSKVCDVNQMNNAGYTSVMLVSLAKLKQPAHRTVVERLFKMADVNIRAKKHCQTALMLAVSHGNGDMVNMLLDAGADINIQDEDGSTALMCAAEHGRVDVIKHLLSHPECDSLVTDVDGSTAFKIAWQAGHRDVGLLIYVHEQMLRSKLPNRGDATRSSLISPPRHKRQPSQ, encoded by the exons ATGGCAAGTTTACAAATTAGGATTGTACTTAGGAGGGAGAGCGGAAAATCAA aTTCCTGCATTGGCGGCAATCAATCGCCCACGGGCACGCCGCGCCCGTTTCTGCGATCCAACACCCTTCCCCTGCGACAGCGACCCAGTCCGGCGGAGGTCCAATATGAAAGCTACGTGCAGGCCACGGTGGCGGCCAATGCCAAGTCGCcggtggagcagctggagaGCGCAAAGTCTCCAGGTgctccgccaccgccgcctccgaGGCGCCACCACCTGTTGGCCACGACGCCCACGGGAAAACCCACTTTCAAGGAGGATCGACCGCAGGAGAATGGCTCCGTCAGCAGCAGCTCCCTGCAATCGCCTGTCATCTCGGAAACCGGCCAGACTACGGCAGATGCGCAAGCTCTGTTCCAGATACGCGAACAAATGGCCCTGAGCCTGAAGCGTCTTAAGGatctggaggagcaggtgaAAGTCATACCCGACATGGAG CTGGAACTCAATTCTCTTCGCTctgaaaaacagaaattacTGCGCAGGAACGAGGAGTTGATGCGAAGTCAACGACAGACGCCTTCGCCGCCAAGTCCGGGACTCAAGACTGCGTCACCCGTTCAGTTCACTCCGCAAAGGATAAGTCCAGTGTCACTGGAAAGCCTAGGAGCACGCATGCGCAGCAGTTCCACCTctgcatctccatctccaaGCGTTGTCCGTCGGGATGTGTCCACCCAGGCGGTGGTGCGACCACCTGCCACTCGAGATGTGTCCGTTGGCCATCAGCCCACCACACGAAATGTTGGAGTTCAGCCGTCGGAAACTGTCTACTCCAAGGAGGAGCTGGATAAGAAGGTGGAGCAGGCACTTACCAATGCACAAAAGCAACAGTTGAGGAAGCTCATCTCTGTGGGCACCCAAATGTATGTGCCCCAGAGGGACCAAAAAGATAGTGGAGTGCAAACCACACCGGAACGACCCAAACTCAAGTACAATGTGGGAGTCACCGCGAAACCGGCCACACGGGAGAACTTTACTAGTTGCAAGCCGGATGTGCGTCATGTGGGCAGCTCTGATGATCGCCTGGATGATGTACTATGCGAAAAGTGCGCCGTCAGCAAGAGGTCTGTGGCCTGCGGTCCGGAAACTCCGGCGGAGAAGGTAAAACCTGCTCCCCAAATGCCCGGACGCAGCAACACCTTCAGTTTGGGCGAAAATGAGACCGTATCCGTGGTGCGTAAGACAATTGGATGCCAGACGCCAGTTACCCTGGTCCTCAGTTCTGGAAGTCAAACCACCACGGCTGTTGTTCGTTCAACCGGAGCCCAGGTTAATCCACAGCAACAGCACTCTGGCGTGCAGTGTGCAACGGAGCAGGTATCCCGACAGACTGATACCAAGGGACTGCAGCGACTCACTCGGAGTCAGACGAAGGCGGAACAGGTCTCGGAGTCTGTGCCCCGCCCTCCAACCCGACACACAGCCAGCAATACGGACAAGGTGGAGGAACCGGAGCCGGCTAAGGTTCGCACAAGCCACTCCGCCTGCAACACGGAGGAGGTTCGCAAGAGGGATGTGGGCTGTGGCGACATCGTCAAGCCACACATCTCCATTGCCTGTGCAGCCAACTACTGTGATTCCTGCAAGGAGGCCATCCAGGATCTGGCCAGGGGTTTCTCGAAGGCCAGTCCCACGGCTACCAGAACGGGAGGAGCAGTGCGGCGCTCTACGTCGGCGGACTCGAGAATTCCGCGACCCAAGCACCTCTCCAGTCCGAGTCCGGTGCGCAAAGAGTTCATGCGGCAGAACACCTACACGCTGGCCACGCCCTCACCAACGCCCAGTCCACAGGTGGAAAGGAAGGCGCGATTGAG CTCCCTGCAAGAGAAGCCACCGTCTGTGTCCAGTTTCCAGGCATCGGAGCCATTGCCCGAATCCCAAAGCTTCATCCGTCAACCGCAGAAGGATTCATTGGATCTGAGTCTCTTGGGCGAGGATGAGTTGATAGTCCGAGAGGAGAAGCGGGTGAGCATCAGCTGGTCGCGCGATGCCTCTCCAGCTCCGCTGATGACCTCCTCGGGCACTACCAAGTCCGAATCACCGGAACAGGAGCCGGCAATGAGCTCCTCAAGTGATTCAAGTCCGCCCATCGACGTCCAGATTGCCCAGGGAGCGCGCAAGAAGTCCAGCACTCCACTCAAATCTAGTCAGAGCGAGGGCTCCCAGGTGACCGTGATCGAACAGCCGGCCACCAAAGCCCAGCTCCACCAGCTGGCCCAGGCGGATTCGGAGCCCCGAAAAAA aACCGAGTTGTCCCAGAGCCTTAAAGACGCCCTCAAGATCATTAACGACTCGCTGCTGAAGAAGCTGGGTGCCAAACCCATATCCTCGCAAAGCCTCAAGTCGGCCAAGGCGACCATTCAGGATCACTGGTTCAACAACTCCAGTACTGGCAAATCCGATCCCCATCAGGTTGAGGATTATCTAGATTACTTTGAATCCCTGTCCATCCCATTACTGGAGTACTGTGTCAACCTGTCCGACAGTAAT GGCAACACAGCCATGCACTATGCAGTCTCGCACGGAAACTTCGATGTGGTATCCATACTGCTGGATTCTAAGGTTTGCGATGTAAACCAGATGAATAACGCCGGATACACATCGGTGATGCTCGTATCGTTGGCCAAGCTGAAGCAGCCCGCCCATCGGACAGTCGTCGAGCGACTGTTCAAGATGGCCGATGTCAACATACGGGCCAAGAAG CACTGCCAGACCGCTTTGATGCTCGCTGTGTCGCATGGTAACGGGGACATGGTCAATATGCTTCTGGACGCCGGAGCGGATATCAATATCCAGGACGAGGACGGCAGCACGGCTCTGATGTGCGCCGCCGAGCACGGACGCGTGGATGTGATCAAGCACCTTTTGTCGCATCCCGAGTGCGATTCACTGGTCACCGATGTG GATGGCAGCACGGCCTTCAAGATCGCCTGGCAGGCTGGCCACCGGGATGTGGGACTGCTCATCTACGTCCACGAGCAGATGCTGCGGAGCAAGCTGCCAAACCGCGGAGATGCCACGAGGAGCTCCCTGATTTCGCCACCGCGCCACAAGCGCCAGCCATCGCAGTAA
- the LOC6734563 gene encoding KN motif and ankyrin repeat domain-containing protein 1 isoform X7, producing the protein MVLPMFSSLSSFTCYPLLVSGCSALLVTSLQEKPPSVSSFQASEPLPESQSFIRQPQKDSLDLSLLGEDELIVREEKRVSISWSRDASPAPLMTSSGTTKSESPEQEPAMSSSSDSSPPIDVQIAQGARKKSSTPLKSSQSEGSQVTVIEQPATKAQLHQLAQADSEPRKKTELSQSLKDALKIINDSLLKKLGAKPISSQSLKSAKATIQDHWFNNSSTGKSDPHQVEDYLDYFESLSIPLLEYCVNLSDSNGNTAMHYAVSHGNFDVVSILLDSKVCDVNQMNNAGYTSVMLVSLAKLKQPAHRTVVERLFKMADVNIRAKKHCQTALMLAVSHGNGDMVNMLLDAGADINIQDEDGSTALMCAAEHGRVDVIKHLLSHPECDSLVTDVDGSTAFKIAWQAGHRDVGLLIYVHEQMLRSKLPNRGDATRSSLISPPRHKRQPSQ; encoded by the exons aTGGTGCTGCCAATGTTTTCCAGCCTGAGCAGTTTCACGTGCTATCCGCTGCTGGTCAGCGGATGCTCGGCTCTGCTAGTAAC CTCCCTGCAAGAGAAGCCACCGTCTGTGTCCAGTTTCCAGGCATCGGAGCCATTGCCCGAATCCCAAAGCTTCATCCGTCAACCGCAGAAGGATTCATTGGATCTGAGTCTCTTGGGCGAGGATGAGTTGATAGTCCGAGAGGAGAAGCGGGTGAGCATCAGCTGGTCGCGCGATGCCTCTCCAGCTCCGCTGATGACCTCCTCGGGCACTACCAAGTCCGAATCACCGGAACAGGAGCCGGCAATGAGCTCCTCAAGTGATTCAAGTCCGCCCATCGACGTCCAGATTGCCCAGGGAGCGCGCAAGAAGTCCAGCACTCCACTCAAATCTAGTCAGAGCGAGGGCTCCCAGGTGACCGTGATCGAACAGCCGGCCACCAAAGCCCAGCTCCACCAGCTGGCCCAGGCGGATTCGGAGCCCCGAAAAAA aACCGAGTTGTCCCAGAGCCTTAAAGACGCCCTCAAGATCATTAACGACTCGCTGCTGAAGAAGCTGGGTGCCAAACCCATATCCTCGCAAAGCCTCAAGTCGGCCAAGGCGACCATTCAGGATCACTGGTTCAACAACTCCAGTACTGGCAAATCCGATCCCCATCAGGTTGAGGATTATCTAGATTACTTTGAATCCCTGTCCATCCCATTACTGGAGTACTGTGTCAACCTGTCCGACAGTAAT GGCAACACAGCCATGCACTATGCAGTCTCGCACGGAAACTTCGATGTGGTATCCATACTGCTGGATTCTAAGGTTTGCGATGTAAACCAGATGAATAACGCCGGATACACATCGGTGATGCTCGTATCGTTGGCCAAGCTGAAGCAGCCCGCCCATCGGACAGTCGTCGAGCGACTGTTCAAGATGGCCGATGTCAACATACGGGCCAAGAAG CACTGCCAGACCGCTTTGATGCTCGCTGTGTCGCATGGTAACGGGGACATGGTCAATATGCTTCTGGACGCCGGAGCGGATATCAATATCCAGGACGAGGACGGCAGCACGGCTCTGATGTGCGCCGCCGAGCACGGACGCGTGGATGTGATCAAGCACCTTTTGTCGCATCCCGAGTGCGATTCACTGGTCACCGATGTG GATGGCAGCACGGCCTTCAAGATCGCCTGGCAGGCTGGCCACCGGGATGTGGGACTGCTCATCTACGTCCACGAGCAGATGCTGCGGAGCAAGCTGCCAAACCGCGGAGATGCCACGAGGAGCTCCCTGATTTCGCCACCGCGCCACAAGCGCCAGCCATCGCAGTAA
- the LOC6734563 gene encoding KN motif and ankyrin repeat domain-containing protein 2 isoform X1 — protein sequence MSVRPNNAGDMLLHNSVIGGYDESKFAEKITHLTPTEQEAVKRFWRSLVLRSQRAFIEENARPIASSANPAPAGMTRSVRSCNCCPYGYHIDLDFVRYCEALAHEKPSEEEQRRRDRRRSRKSMEFMLGFESLFGGDWQAESRVQGKLSETSHESEPDSPHPIGGGGASHMSQSYTTTPCYRPRSSSVPRFTYGSIPPRSESPFGTASSTCSSLRGGVESDAGIYNQRHRPAISPPETRAFLHEALDEVCSDFERTLERTSVKRRKSPYGAGSLSMDRNNNKLSLSISNGHGALKELKSHRLGNSTWDRHFDVADSCIGGNQSPTGTPRPFLRSNTLPLRQRPSPAEVQYESYVQATVAANAKSPVEQLESAKSPGAPPPPPPRRHHLLATTPTGKPTFKEDRPQENGSVSSSSLQSPVISETGQTTADAQALFQIREQMALSLKRLKDLEEQVKVIPDMELELNSLRSEKQKLLRRNEELMRSQRQTPSPPSPGLKTASPVQFTPQRISPVSLESLGARMRSSSTSASPSPSVVRRDVSTQAVVRPPATRDVSVGHQPTTRNVGVQPSETVYSKEELDKKVEQALTNAQKQQLRKLISVGTQMYVPQRDQKDSGVQTTPERPKLKYNVGVTAKPATRENFTSCKPDVRHVGSSDDRLDDVLCEKCAVSKRSVACGPETPAEKVKPAPQMPGRSNTFSLGENETVSVVRKTIGCQTPVTLVLSSGSQTTTAVVRSTGAQVNPQQQHSGVQCATEQVSRQTDTKGLQRLTRSQTKAEQVSESVPRPPTRHTASNTDKVEEPEPAKVRTSHSACNTEEVRKRDVGCGDIVKPHISIACAANYCDSCKEAIQDLARGFSKASPTATRTGGAVRRSTSADSRIPRPKHLSSPSPVRKEFMRQNTYTLATPSPTPSPQVERKARLSSLQEKPPSVSSFQASEPLPESQSFIRQPQKDSLDLSLLGEDELIVREEKRVSISWSRDASPAPLMTSSGTTKSESPEQEPAMSSSSDSSPPIDVQIAQGARKKSSTPLKSSQSEGSQVTVIEQPATKAQLHQLAQADSEPRKKTELSQSLKDALKIINDSLLKKLGAKPISSQSLKSAKATIQDHWFNNSSTGKSDPHQVEDYLDYFESLSIPLLEYCVNLSDSNGNTAMHYAVSHGNFDVVSILLDSKVCDVNQMNNAGYTSVMLVSLAKLKQPAHRTVVERLFKMADVNIRAKKHCQTALMLAVSHGNGDMVNMLLDAGADINIQDEDGSTALMCAAEHGRVDVIKHLLSHPECDSLVTDVDGSTAFKIAWQAGHRDVGLLIYVHEQMLRSKLPNRGDATRSSLISPPRHKRQPSQ from the exons ATGAGTGTTCGCCCCAATAACGCCGGCGATATGTTGCTACACAATTCCGTAATCGGTGGCTACGATGAGTCAAAGTTTGCCGAAAAGATAACCCACCTGACGCCCACCGAACAGGAAGCAGTGAAGCGCTTCTGGAG GTCGCTGGTTTTGCGAAGTCAACGCGCCTTCATTGAGGAAAATG CTCGTCCAATCGCGTCCTCCGCGAATCCCGCTCCTGCGGGCATGACTCGCTCGGTGcgcagctgcaactgctgtcCCTATGGCTACCACATCGACCTGGACTTTGTGCGCTACTGCGAGGCCCTGGCCCATGAGAAGCccagcgaggaggagcagcggcggcggGATCGCAGGAGATCCCGAAAGTCCATGGAGTTCATGCTGGGATTCGAGAGCCTCTTCGGCGGCGACTGGCAGGCGGAGTCCAGGGTACAGGGAAAGCTCAGCGAG ACCTCACACGAAAGCGAACCAGATTCGCCGCATCCCATTGGCGGAGGAGGTGCGTCGCATATGTCGCAGTCGTATACCACCACTCCGTGCTACCGACCGCGTTCGTCATCCGTGCCGCGTTTCACCTACGGCAGCATACCGCCTCGATCGGAGTCGCCCTTCGGCACCGCCTCCTCCACGTGCTCCTCGCTGCGCGGCGGCGTGGAGAGCGATGCTGGGATCTATAATCAGCGGCATCGGCCGGCGATCAGTCCGCCGGAGACGAGGGCCTTCCTCCACGAGGCGCTCGACGAGGTGTGCAGCGACTTCGAGCGTACGCTGGAGCGGACTTCCGTGAAGCGTCGCAAGTCTCCCTATGGAGCTGGATCCCTGTCCATGGATCGGAATAACAACAAACTTAGCCTGAGCATCAGTAATGGCCATGGCGCATTGAAGGAGCTCAAGAGTCATCGCCTGGGCAACAGCACGTGGGATCGGCACTTTGATGTGGCAG aTTCCTGCATTGGCGGCAATCAATCGCCCACGGGCACGCCGCGCCCGTTTCTGCGATCCAACACCCTTCCCCTGCGACAGCGACCCAGTCCGGCGGAGGTCCAATATGAAAGCTACGTGCAGGCCACGGTGGCGGCCAATGCCAAGTCGCcggtggagcagctggagaGCGCAAAGTCTCCAGGTgctccgccaccgccgcctccgaGGCGCCACCACCTGTTGGCCACGACGCCCACGGGAAAACCCACTTTCAAGGAGGATCGACCGCAGGAGAATGGCTCCGTCAGCAGCAGCTCCCTGCAATCGCCTGTCATCTCGGAAACCGGCCAGACTACGGCAGATGCGCAAGCTCTGTTCCAGATACGCGAACAAATGGCCCTGAGCCTGAAGCGTCTTAAGGatctggaggagcaggtgaAAGTCATACCCGACATGGAG CTGGAACTCAATTCTCTTCGCTctgaaaaacagaaattacTGCGCAGGAACGAGGAGTTGATGCGAAGTCAACGACAGACGCCTTCGCCGCCAAGTCCGGGACTCAAGACTGCGTCACCCGTTCAGTTCACTCCGCAAAGGATAAGTCCAGTGTCACTGGAAAGCCTAGGAGCACGCATGCGCAGCAGTTCCACCTctgcatctccatctccaaGCGTTGTCCGTCGGGATGTGTCCACCCAGGCGGTGGTGCGACCACCTGCCACTCGAGATGTGTCCGTTGGCCATCAGCCCACCACACGAAATGTTGGAGTTCAGCCGTCGGAAACTGTCTACTCCAAGGAGGAGCTGGATAAGAAGGTGGAGCAGGCACTTACCAATGCACAAAAGCAACAGTTGAGGAAGCTCATCTCTGTGGGCACCCAAATGTATGTGCCCCAGAGGGACCAAAAAGATAGTGGAGTGCAAACCACACCGGAACGACCCAAACTCAAGTACAATGTGGGAGTCACCGCGAAACCGGCCACACGGGAGAACTTTACTAGTTGCAAGCCGGATGTGCGTCATGTGGGCAGCTCTGATGATCGCCTGGATGATGTACTATGCGAAAAGTGCGCCGTCAGCAAGAGGTCTGTGGCCTGCGGTCCGGAAACTCCGGCGGAGAAGGTAAAACCTGCTCCCCAAATGCCCGGACGCAGCAACACCTTCAGTTTGGGCGAAAATGAGACCGTATCCGTGGTGCGTAAGACAATTGGATGCCAGACGCCAGTTACCCTGGTCCTCAGTTCTGGAAGTCAAACCACCACGGCTGTTGTTCGTTCAACCGGAGCCCAGGTTAATCCACAGCAACAGCACTCTGGCGTGCAGTGTGCAACGGAGCAGGTATCCCGACAGACTGATACCAAGGGACTGCAGCGACTCACTCGGAGTCAGACGAAGGCGGAACAGGTCTCGGAGTCTGTGCCCCGCCCTCCAACCCGACACACAGCCAGCAATACGGACAAGGTGGAGGAACCGGAGCCGGCTAAGGTTCGCACAAGCCACTCCGCCTGCAACACGGAGGAGGTTCGCAAGAGGGATGTGGGCTGTGGCGACATCGTCAAGCCACACATCTCCATTGCCTGTGCAGCCAACTACTGTGATTCCTGCAAGGAGGCCATCCAGGATCTGGCCAGGGGTTTCTCGAAGGCCAGTCCCACGGCTACCAGAACGGGAGGAGCAGTGCGGCGCTCTACGTCGGCGGACTCGAGAATTCCGCGACCCAAGCACCTCTCCAGTCCGAGTCCGGTGCGCAAAGAGTTCATGCGGCAGAACACCTACACGCTGGCCACGCCCTCACCAACGCCCAGTCCACAGGTGGAAAGGAAGGCGCGATTGAG CTCCCTGCAAGAGAAGCCACCGTCTGTGTCCAGTTTCCAGGCATCGGAGCCATTGCCCGAATCCCAAAGCTTCATCCGTCAACCGCAGAAGGATTCATTGGATCTGAGTCTCTTGGGCGAGGATGAGTTGATAGTCCGAGAGGAGAAGCGGGTGAGCATCAGCTGGTCGCGCGATGCCTCTCCAGCTCCGCTGATGACCTCCTCGGGCACTACCAAGTCCGAATCACCGGAACAGGAGCCGGCAATGAGCTCCTCAAGTGATTCAAGTCCGCCCATCGACGTCCAGATTGCCCAGGGAGCGCGCAAGAAGTCCAGCACTCCACTCAAATCTAGTCAGAGCGAGGGCTCCCAGGTGACCGTGATCGAACAGCCGGCCACCAAAGCCCAGCTCCACCAGCTGGCCCAGGCGGATTCGGAGCCCCGAAAAAA aACCGAGTTGTCCCAGAGCCTTAAAGACGCCCTCAAGATCATTAACGACTCGCTGCTGAAGAAGCTGGGTGCCAAACCCATATCCTCGCAAAGCCTCAAGTCGGCCAAGGCGACCATTCAGGATCACTGGTTCAACAACTCCAGTACTGGCAAATCCGATCCCCATCAGGTTGAGGATTATCTAGATTACTTTGAATCCCTGTCCATCCCATTACTGGAGTACTGTGTCAACCTGTCCGACAGTAAT GGCAACACAGCCATGCACTATGCAGTCTCGCACGGAAACTTCGATGTGGTATCCATACTGCTGGATTCTAAGGTTTGCGATGTAAACCAGATGAATAACGCCGGATACACATCGGTGATGCTCGTATCGTTGGCCAAGCTGAAGCAGCCCGCCCATCGGACAGTCGTCGAGCGACTGTTCAAGATGGCCGATGTCAACATACGGGCCAAGAAG CACTGCCAGACCGCTTTGATGCTCGCTGTGTCGCATGGTAACGGGGACATGGTCAATATGCTTCTGGACGCCGGAGCGGATATCAATATCCAGGACGAGGACGGCAGCACGGCTCTGATGTGCGCCGCCGAGCACGGACGCGTGGATGTGATCAAGCACCTTTTGTCGCATCCCGAGTGCGATTCACTGGTCACCGATGTG GATGGCAGCACGGCCTTCAAGATCGCCTGGCAGGCTGGCCACCGGGATGTGGGACTGCTCATCTACGTCCACGAGCAGATGCTGCGGAGCAAGCTGCCAAACCGCGGAGATGCCACGAGGAGCTCCCTGATTTCGCCACCGCGCCACAAGCGCCAGCCATCGCAGTAA